The following nucleotide sequence is from Zingiber officinale cultivar Zhangliang chromosome 10A, Zo_v1.1, whole genome shotgun sequence.
GCAGGTGCTTGCATGAAGTCAGCCGTAGGTGGTGGAGGGACTGGCTGGAACCTAATTGGGCCTTCTACTCGAGTCCCTCGTTCAATGTGAGGGCCCGTTATCAATGCTGTCAGGTTATGCGGCAAAGGATCACCGGCTGCTACTTATTGTTGCTATTGTTGCACTAACTTTTGCGCTCGAGCTGCTATTCGCAACTCCAAATCTTCCTATGACAATGTGACTAGTGAATCATCTAGTCTCATTCATCTCCATGTTTTAGATTCAGATGAATTTCCCATAGACatagccaaatttgatcctgcctGAAAGCGGTGGAGATGGTGTGTTGAGCAGATGACTCTGTCGTTGACTGAAAGAAGACTCTGAGATAGAGAAGAGATGACACCTGACACTCCTTCCTACGCACACTGTAAAGAGAGCAAAGGAGAGCGTGAGAGCAAGAACCAAGGAGGTGGTCCTGACGCAGGCAcaccgatgctcaagtcaatatcaagcgaaaagtggagaagaagatgaacagtaaacGTGTGCATATTTTTAGCATGTGATAACGTACCTAGCAAGAAGAGATGACCCTTTTTTATATTGACCCTCAAACCCCCAAAACTATGAGGTGTCAGAGAATGTCTGGTGTCAAAATATGTTGAGTAATGGAATATGTATGACCACCCTTCGAGGAAGGTTCCGTTTAATGCACATGAGTTATCTTTTGTAACTCCTGTATTAATAAGGTTTCTGAGAATGTTTAATGTCAAACTATGTCAAATAACACTAGATAATGGATGTAGACGACCATTCTCGGAGAAAGGTTGCATTTCCTGTATATGCTTTGGTGGCGGAATATTCTATGTCGAGTAGTTACTATTCTCTGATAAGTTATTGTGATTCCCTGATAATGTTGTCTCCTAGAGGTAGTCTGACCGACATAGTAACCGACCGACTATATGTTAGACGACTTGTATATGAGAAGTGGGGAACCAAGCCCCGAAGGCCCGACTAGCTTCATAGTCGACCGGTTGTATGTAGAGTGTCTTAGCGCTGAGGAGTAGAGTACTAAGTCTCTTAAGTTcgactggggggggggggggggggggggggactaaACCCTATAAATCCGGCCGATTCTTAGTCCGCTCGAGTATATACTGAGAGTTATATTGTAAGAATGAGCAACTAAGTTCTTTAAGTCCAATCGGATTTAAGGCTGACCGGACTTGCCCATAAGATATAAGAAGCTATGCCCGGTAGCCCGGGTTTGGTTAAAGTCTGCCCAAGTGTCTACTAGGGCATCGTTTTTGAAAGATGATTCATCCTAATACATACACCCTTACTTTAATCTCATATTAATTTTAACTATCACATCATTTTAAACATCGATTTCACATTATGTTTGATCCTTTCCCAATATACCGTATCATAATTCATACATTATCGAATGATATAAATTACTGAGTATTTTGCCCTAaacaaatttgagaatttttggttGATGACGATATTTCTTTTCTTGCTCTAAACaattaatgaaaatgaaaaatgaaaagtgGCGGTGGTCTTTGTACTACCCTCCTACTGTCTTGGCTAGCTGACTCTGTCTCTGGCTCAACATATAAAGCCAGAGCTCGTTCCAGACGTCCACCGGCCCCGGCAAGCACCAGTGCACGCAGTCATGCTTCATCTCCACGCGCTTCTCCGGCGGATGACCGTACACGTCCGAGTGCCCGTCAGGCCGCATCACCATCGCGCTCGTCACGTCCAGCACCCACATCTTCCTTTTCGCCTTCCGGAACTCCTCCACCTGCGTCCTGTACAACTCCAGCTCCATCCCCTGCAACCGCCACCCCGCTTCCGGCTGCCTCCGATCGCAGCGCGCTCCCGCATTCCACGGGCCGCCTTCGAAGTGCGACGGCGAGAACGTGCGCAGGAACACCGCGCCCTGGTACCACCGCAGGGCGTCCAGCGCCGCCCGGAACGCCGCCCCGTTGGCCTCGTAGAGGCCGAGGTGGGTCAGGTTGGCGGCGGCGGGAGACCCGCAGTAGTTGCAGGCGAAGGGCGAGCGGTTCTTGAAGTATATGCAGGGGCGGGTCCACCAGGTACCGGAGGAGAGGATAAGGTAGTCAAAGGCGGCCAGGTGGGGTCCAGCCCATTCGTCGACCTCATCCAAGAAAACGTGGGTGTATTCGCCGCCCGCGTCGTAGCTTTTCACCAGAAACGGCGTCCAGAAGATGGCGACGGTGAAGTTGTAGTCGCCGTAGAAGAGGCGCCGGTCCTGTGTGTCTTTCGAGCTCGAGATGTCCTCCGGATGAGCCACCTGTCAGTCAGTCAGCACAAAACTCAGAGACAATCAGTCACGGAGACGATCGACGAGAGGGAATCGAAGGGGCCAATGCAAGCAACTGCTCTGCAAGCTTCAGGTCGTCGATTCCATGGCCGATTGTCCCACAAAAGAGGACGCAGTCGATAGATAGATTAATATATATAATCAGATGGGAAAAATGAACCCACGATTCTTCACGGCTAATGTTTATAAATTATTTCTTTTCAATTGTTTTTTTTGTTTGGTAAATTACCTAAACtgaaattccagaataattaaaTCACGTatctcaattttaaaattatcattcCATATTCATTTTACCCGTCCGTAATTACCCTAATTAATTACTACGGTATAATAATTGGTTCGGAATATTATTGATCAACATAAACATAATAATTAAGATCTTAATCGATTGTTACTGTGTAACAATCGATCTGGGATATATAataagattttaaattgattgcTATGCTGTAGTATAgtaatcaatttaaaaatctaatttgtgTAAAAAAATGATGTTCTCAATATAGTGttctcaaattaaaatttaataatatgtatataatcaagagaattagacgaATACACATGACctgattttatataattttgagatatctaaattcaTAAGTCGATTTTAACTGAAACTAATTGTTGAACTTTGATAGCTCGGAATTATATGAAATCGGATTATGCGTTTATCTGGttcttttgattttatttatgttctcaaatattaattttaaccCATTGATTGAGAATAATAAGAGGGACAAAATGGATATAAGCtatatgatttgataattttaaaatttaaggacGAGATCTAgatatttcaaaaaaatttctaggTTCCGGTAATTTACCGATTGTTTTTCTTTGGTTTGGTCACCAACAACAACAAACATGGCTTTAGTTGAGGAGCAAGTATAGTTGGCTATTGCTACGCACGTAGCAATTTCAAGGTTTGATTTTAATAATCTCTGATTCTTGTTTGAACTCTAAATTTGCAGGTAAATGTGAAAATTCAGTTTCTGATCTTTTTTTtaagaataaaaaattaaagtacGAGGGTGTGTTTGATGGAACGCTCACCGTTGACAAGAGGCAGAGCAACGATTGCATTTGGTTCCTGGCCAGGGAATCTCCGACGAACGCCACCGACGTCCCCCTGACGAGCTCGAGGAACCACCGCGGGTCAAAGCGGGGGAGCTCGCAGTCGTCCGGCCGCCACCGCCACCGGAGGAAGTCCACGTCCGGCCGCCCATACTTCATGCAATTCTGGTGGTCTTGGATCATGCGGCAACTGGTGTTACTGTAGTAGTAATCTTCTGTTGCTGACTCGCGCACCCATTCGCCCTTAGATATATCGCAATCCTCCTCCGCTCTGTAGCTTGCACCAATACTGCTGCCGACGCTGACGGCGGAGGAAGGAGATGACAAATTTGATGAAGTCAAAACAGAGGAGGGAGAGGGAAAAGGAGACAGAGATTGGGGAAGAACAAAAGAAGAGGGAGATGGAGAGAGGGAGGAGGAATAGAAGTTGAATTGGAAGGGCAAGTGGCGATAAGAGAAATGGAGGAGGGCgaggagggagaggaagaaggcgaAGAGGGAAAAGAGGTTGAGGAATTGCTTGAAAAGCTGCACCGTCGTAGCAtgaggcttcatggtgaagagaggagaggagaggagggagaaagagaagaggaaaaagaTGGAGCTTTATAAGAAATGTGGAAATTAATATCAACGTCATAGGTACTCACAAggttaattttattatagtttggTATTTGAATGGCAGAGTTGCTTTATTTAATAAAAGTTTAGATTAGATACCCCATGATTTGATTTGATCCCATATAATATTAGTTGTGCCTAGCACAATCTAACTCATGGGTGAGGCATGGGCTTGAAATGAATTTGACCTGACTGATATTCTATACAATTGTTCAAGTTTAATtcaatgataatttttttaattcaattataAAACGATGCTGAACCTTTGATAGGTCTGATTCAAAATCATGGCCTTATTGAAGAGTTAAAATAAGAAGATAAATGAGTATTTGAATGCTATTTTAGGGACTAAATCTCTAGACATACTCATACTTAACAATTTGAACTACTTGTGCGCATATGATAAAATTTAGATTTAGCAATTTAGGCTACTAGATTCATGCTAACTTAAATATGATTGGAAGGAACTATAAAAGGTTATTTTCccatattaataaaaaaaataattaaatgacatttgaaaaatcatttttataaaaatatctattttttaaaatatatttgaatATTAACGTGTAATTTATTTTGTAAACAACTtatgattatttttttatataaaaataaatttggtTGGATATAAGGAAATaccaattttttaattaagttattgatAATTAATTTGTTTACTAAATATACTCTAATTCTAATAATAGTTATTATGGgcgcaatatcccctgggtcaaaattgaccaggttaactaagcttgagttcgCTCAAGGTTGAGTCTGATGTTTGAGTTTCTATATTTGGCAATACATAAAGATTGTTTGACAAtaatggagattgcaggagcaatcgtccgtttgagtcaagtaggtcaaggttgaccagatgcttgactaggaagtcctaactggaggttaggcaagggcaagtccaactAGAAGGTTTGCAGAAGAAGGAAATCAAAATGAGTcaatgttgaccggacacttggtgtgaaaagttctggtgaatgaagtcaggtaaaaggaaaatcctagtgagtaaagctaggtgatgaaaaatcttggtgagtgaagctagacagttggaagtcctagtaagtgaagtcaggcagttagaagtcctagtgagtgaagctaggtagaagaaaatcttggtgaataaagtcaggtgaaagtcatagtgagtgaagtcaggtgaaagtcctggtgagtgaagctaggcagatgaaaagacctggtgagtaaagGCAGacagtggaaatccaggtgggtcaaggatgaccagacatttggtgaagtgaaagtccaagtaggtcaaaagtttgaccggatacttggcacgaggaaaaaaagtctaaataggtcaaatgattgactaaatacttggtgaagaagtcttagcaggtcaaggttgatcggatactaggCAATGAGAAATTCCAACAAGTCACGGTTAACTGGATATTTagtttgggaaccttggacttgagttaggCAAGTTAAGGGTGATCAATCAATCAagtaatcgattgaaccagagcccaatcaatcagtcgatcaattgggagagtATTGCAAGTAATAGCCGCCCAattgattagtcaatcgattgggaagcattatcgcgagcacagagaggctctcaatcgatcaatcgattaaTTGTGGCTGGAATTCTCGTGCAGAAGCgaggaagcctgaatcgatcggtcaatcgattcaggACTTTTCCAGCGAAGAGCACATAGGCGCtctgaattgatcggtcgattaattcaagcctccctaatcgatcagccgatcgattgggatatgaccgttgcgtaGGTAGCGAGCGTTGGACGGCTGGGATCGCGCAtatctgacgtgacaatcgattgggagtaagctcaatcgattgggagccctaaaatCACAGATACAAAAGGCGACAGCGAGTTCAAGCGACGCAAACCTTTTTCTCGAACTTCACTCGATTCTCTCCACCACTCTCTGCCAaatcttggaagctcttggggacaagtgttgttccacttccaaggttcaagagacgATCTACACCAGCAAGGTCAAACAAGAAGAGGTTTTTCCTTTatgttcttgtattttcttcttgcgttgAGTTGTACAGTGTGAGATTTCTTATATGAGATTTCTCCATCTCTGGTGGTCATCGAGaaagagtattttcatagtggagttaGTGACGCGTGTGGATCTTTagattaatcacctcttcttgaggtgactaccaagtaaatcctttatgTTAGCATTGAGTGTTTTGCTTCAAGTCAATTCCGCTGCAAATCAACAACATTGAAGTAAGCGAACTAACGCGACAAATTATTCATCCTCCTCTAGTTCTGAAGTGTTCCAATAATCATGACTCTCAATCTTGAGGGATAAGTAATTTAGTAAAACAATTTGATCAattcttttatcaaaataaatttagtgtgagaaaaataaaaaggaattttttttctaaaatattaaaTGAAGGGAGAATATGAAACGAGCCTTTTTTCTATCAAAGGATTtcatctttcaaaatttattaaaattgagtctcacttataatttaatttctaaaatacctTTTCACGTTCAAGATTGAAGCTTCTTTGTAGCCCCGGGATGTGATATAGTGGAAGACATTAAATTATCATTTAAATATTCGTTCGATTGTCAATTATAACAATTTTTTCTCTAACTAAAAATAGAATCATAGAATACTGAAGTTCTTAACCATCGACTACACACGCtttcctaatattttttttttaaggagcAGTTTGGACAAAAGTAGTTCCCTGGTTCGTACAAAGCAATTCTAAGCGAGAGGGTTGAGGCCTTGAGGGGTATTTTGGATAGAAATTTAAAGGTGAAAcgctattttaatatttttttaaaaaagagggATGCCTTTTGACAAAAGAGTGCTCTTTTGATTATCTATCGTAAACATCTAACTTAGTGTAATCATGCCCCAATTTGGCCCTATTAAATTAAAGGATAATTAAAGGATGGTGTTTACGGTtagtgtttatatatatatatatatatataaaagaatagattatattgttggtgcaaggagcagatgatcgaacctgaattttgataaagATAAAAGATTCTAAGTTAAGTATTGTTATTGTTCTAACAAGgttgactgagtgtgtaggaaaGTCCTGATTGAGGCTAGGTAAAAAAATCTTAGTGAacactaggcaggtggaaagtcctagctgcagctaAACAACGAAGTCCTAGTCTGTGAGACTGAgcaaagtcttagcaggtcaaggacgTCGGGCGttggtccgacctagagtttcagtgaaactcaaagtcatgaCTGAATAGTCCGGAAACTATCAAAATTCACTTTACTTTATATGCTATTGTTTGTCTTTATAACTCTATGGTGCAGGTGATTGAAGGCAAaagatggctagaaaatgggcctCCAAGTGCCTGGAACTTGTCCGAGCGCTTAGGTCAGTGGCGACAAAGGAGCGCTCGGGTGAGTGCCTTCATCATTGAGGCACCCGGAcggtccaagcacccggagtTGCTCCAGGCGCTAGGACCAGCAAAGTTCATTTTCATTCTGAGTTGGAATGCGTCAACTGGCCGACCCATGTCAATGGTCCATGCGCCCAGAGGTGGTCTAGACACCCACCTATGGCTAAACTTCTCAAATGAAGTTTTGACGAGAGCTCGCCACGTCAGCACACTCCAGGCGCTTGGGAGGGGATCTAGGTGCCTGGATGGGACAATAAAAGGAGAGTTCGACCAACACCTTCAAGACAACAATTCAAACAACTTCCGTTCTTGCGCGCTACTTTGGAAATGATTTTACGACACTGAAACGCTGCTCCAACAACTGTCGATCGAATCTCTACTAATTctctttgttgtcggtaactttattttatagctaTTGTACTTCAATTTTGTAATCTTGTTCGAGCTATTAGTGATTGCTCAACGAAAATGAtcgacgatcgcgggccttggagtaggagtcgtcaaaggctccaaaccaagtaaaaacaaactTGTTAGTGTTGTGTTTTTTTACTTCCGTTCTTTATTTATTCGCTGCGGTTTACTCCGAGTTTTAGACGAACGTGAAAAGTCATAAGCGCTATTGACCCCCCCTCCTCCTAGGGCAATGATCctataattagtatcagagctggGCCGCTTtgaatcggtgaaaccaccattcaagcatcatttcgtggtatttttgaatttttcggagtcgatcgaaaTCGGTGCTATCACCTCTTTCGATTAATTTTTCACGATCGGGTTTTTTTGTTTCTTGAAGTTGGTGGAATACCACTCGatctcttagtttttttttctcttttattacGCACTACTAAtttaagaccaagtcttggaacattcgtcATTTCCTTTATTGTATGTGAGGTTTTCTTTTAATGGTTCATCAAGAAGGTTATAGTACCACACGTCTGTCTCTTTTTTCCGGCgaggacttcggatattggaaggacCGAATGAAGTATCACCTAAAGACGCAAGTGGAGATGTGGATTATCATCCAGACCGGGTTCACACTATTGATGTAATTtttgtaggtcaaggttgactagtttgacttagcttaagttggctcaagcttgaatcttgatgtttgagttttaatGTATTACAATATATAGAGATTTCAAGTGCAATTGTCCGTttgaggagattattggtgtaattccCCTATAGTCAAGAtttgactagtttgatgtgaagaagagtcaagtaggtcaaggctgaccgaatacttgactggaaagtcctaactgaaggttaggcaatGACAATACCAACGAGAAGGTTGACAgaagaaaaaaattcaaatgagtcaatgttgaccagacacttggtgtgaaagtcctggtaagtgaagtcaggtagttgaaaagtcctagtgagtgaagttaggcagatgaaaaatcctactaagtgaagccaggtgaaaagccctagtgagtaaagcttagcagatggaaaatcctgatgagtgaagctaggtgaaaaaccctaatgattgaagctaggaagaagaaaaatcctggtgagtgaagccaggtgaaaaatcgtagtgagtgaagctaggttgatgaaaatcctagtgagtgaggcTAAAtaatgaaaagtcttggtgagtgaaattaGGTAGTTAAAAATTTAGGTGGAttaaaggttgatcggacacctggtgattggaagtccaagtgggtcaaggctgaccggatacttagcatgagatggtaagttcaaatgagtcatggttgaccggacacttgacacgaggagaaaagtccaagtggatcaaaggattaaccggacacttagtaaagaagtcccagtaggtcaTGTTTGATCTGAAGCTAGGCAACGAGGAGTCCTTATTGGTGCGGTTAacattaacggtctaactcagattttgatgaatgaaaaagtaggttaagttagtttcgtagtGATCTAACAATTTGACTAAGTgtataggagaagtccagataggtcgacgggctgactagatatctggcatgaagtctagctaggtcgacggattgacctgatagctggcacgaaatccagctaggtcgacgggttgattggatagctggcacgaagtccagataggtcgacgggctgaccggatgtctggtacgaagtccagctaggtcaacgagctgacctgacagctggcacgaagttcagacaggtcaacgggctgacctaatgtctggcaagtaagttaaggtaagtcactcgag
It contains:
- the LOC122027802 gene encoding protein trichome birefringence-like 19; its protein translation is MKPHATTVQLFKQFLNLFSLFAFFLSLLALLHFSYRHLPFQFNFYSSSLSPSPSSFVLPQSLSPFPSPSSVLTSSNLSSPSSAVSVGSSIGASYRAEEDCDISKGEWVRESATEDYYYSNTSCRMIQDHQNCMKYGRPDVDFLRWRWRPDDCELPRFDPRWFLELVRGTSVAFVGDSLARNQMQSLLCLLSTVAHPEDISSSKDTQDRRLFYGDYNFTVAIFWTPFLVKSYDAGGEYTHVFLDEVDEWAGPHLAAFDYLILSSGTWWTRPCIYFKNRSPFACNYCGSPAAANLTHLGLYEANGAAFRAALDALRWYQGAVFLRTFSPSHFEGGPWNAGARCDRRQPEAGWRLQGMELELYRTQVEEFRKAKRKMWVLDVTSAMVMRPDGHSDVYGHPPEKRVEMKHDCVHWCLPGPVDVWNELWLYMLSQRQSQLAKTVGG